In Terriglobia bacterium, the following are encoded in one genomic region:
- a CDS encoding long-chain-fatty-acid--CoA ligase, which yields MIIPLTPIRFLRYSSQQFPRRTAVVCGEQRFTYAQFSDRTARQAGALRSLAIKAGERVAFLGANCHRLLEGYYGVVEAGGILLPLNIRLASQELAYILNDSEADVLFFEEQFIPLVESFRKDLKSVKHFVPLDFKPNQPWMSAKNYEEMLAAATPYRADVMQIDENSVAELFYTSGTSANPKGVMLTHRNIYLHALNVAIAFGSKSESVELHTIPLFHANGWGVAHSLTYVGGKHVMMRKFETTEVFRQIEREGVQSLSVVPAMATALVNCPERPKFNLKSLERMSLGGAASSPTLVREVEEKLGCACYSGYGLTETAPVLTTARMKAGLDWEGRVRYEKQASTGHAIPGVEIRVVDPDDNDVPRDGKSIGEIVARSDGVMAGYWKQPEATAQVMRNGWFHTGDMATMDENGYALIVDRKKDIIVSGGENISSLEVEKALLAHPGIYEVAVIPVPDERWGEVPKALVVMKPGVSATEAEILEFCRSHLTHYKCPRTVEFLETLPRTGTGKVLKKELRKKYWSGTESIRPELATKK from the coding sequence ATGATTATTCCTCTTACTCCAATCAGGTTTTTGCGTTATTCCAGCCAGCAATTTCCCCGGCGCACGGCTGTCGTCTGTGGCGAACAGCGATTCACATATGCTCAATTTTCTGACCGCACCGCCCGCCAAGCGGGAGCATTGCGATCTCTGGCCATCAAGGCCGGTGAACGCGTTGCCTTTTTGGGAGCAAATTGTCATCGCCTGCTTGAGGGTTATTATGGCGTCGTCGAGGCCGGCGGCATTCTGCTTCCGCTCAACATTCGTTTGGCTTCGCAGGAACTGGCATACATTCTTAACGATTCAGAAGCGGATGTGCTTTTCTTTGAGGAGCAATTTATCCCGCTGGTTGAGTCGTTCCGCAAAGATCTCAAGTCGGTAAAACATTTTGTCCCACTAGACTTCAAACCCAACCAGCCCTGGATGTCCGCGAAGAATTATGAGGAGATGCTCGCCGCCGCCACGCCCTATCGTGCGGACGTGATGCAGATCGACGAGAACTCCGTGGCCGAACTGTTCTATACCAGCGGCACCAGCGCCAATCCCAAGGGCGTGATGCTCACGCACCGCAACATCTACCTTCACGCACTCAATGTCGCGATCGCCTTTGGAAGCAAAAGTGAATCGGTGGAGCTGCACACCATTCCATTGTTCCACGCCAATGGCTGGGGCGTGGCACATTCACTCACTTACGTCGGTGGCAAGCATGTGATGATGCGCAAATTTGAGACCACGGAAGTCTTTCGACAGATCGAGCGTGAAGGTGTGCAGTCCTTGAGCGTGGTTCCGGCCATGGCAACCGCACTGGTCAACTGTCCTGAGCGGCCCAAGTTCAATTTGAAAAGCTTGGAGCGCATGAGCCTGGGTGGCGCGGCATCGTCTCCCACGCTAGTCCGTGAAGTGGAGGAGAAGCTGGGATGCGCCTGCTATTCCGGCTACGGTCTCACGGAAACCGCTCCCGTCTTGACCACGGCGCGTATGAAAGCCGGGCTCGATTGGGAAGGCCGCGTCCGTTATGAGAAGCAGGCAAGCACCGGTCACGCAATTCCCGGAGTTGAGATCCGCGTTGTGGATCCTGATGATAACGACGTCCCGCGCGACGGCAAAAGTATTGGTGAGATTGTTGCCCGCAGTGATGGTGTAATGGCCGGCTACTGGAAGCAGCCGGAAGCCACCGCGCAAGTAATGCGCAATGGCTGGTTCCATACCGGTGACATGGCCACCATGGACGAAAACGGCTATGCCCTGATTGTCGATCGCAAGAAAGACATCATTGTGAGCGGCGGTGAAAATATTTCGTCGCTCGAAGTGGAGAAGGCGCTGCTGGCGCACCCCGGAATTTATGAAGTGGCCGTGATTCCTGTTCCCGACGAGCGCTGGGGCGAGGTGCCGAAGGCGCTAGTCGTAATGAAGCCGGGCGTTAGCGCGACAGAGGCTGAAATACTGGAGTTTTGCCGCAGCCACCTTACGCACTATAAGTGTCCGCGCACAGTTGAATTTTTGGAGACACTGCCGCGGACCGGGACCGGCAAAGTGCTCAAGAAAGAACTGCGCAAAAAATACTGGTCAGGCACGGAGAGCATTCGTCCGGAGCTGGCGACGAAGAAATAA
- a CDS encoding SDR family NAD(P)-dependent oxidoreductase, which yields MREIKGAVAVVTGAASGIGRALAVDLAKMGAQLALADVNVAGLEETRALLGSAPARTYTVDVSKAPAVEAFAQAVQRDFGRASLLINNAGVALMGTLAEVSLEDMQWLIGINFWGVVHGCKFFTPLLQRESDAHIVNLSSIFGLIGPPGQTAYAASKFAVHGFSQSLREELRATSSIKVTSVHPAGIATPIANSARAGSGVTSAARQEAEEYFKKVATIPPEEASRVIIKGILGNKNRVLIGSDAYRIDRIQRLFPSRASAMFASFLEKRRGPKSQAAAGASKAV from the coding sequence ATGCGTGAAATTAAAGGTGCGGTTGCAGTTGTAACCGGAGCGGCGTCAGGAATCGGCCGCGCCCTGGCCGTTGATCTGGCGAAAATGGGCGCACAGCTCGCGCTGGCCGACGTCAACGTTGCCGGTCTGGAAGAAACGCGCGCTCTGCTGGGCAGTGCTCCGGCGCGCACATACACGGTGGACGTTTCCAAAGCGCCCGCGGTTGAGGCCTTCGCCCAAGCCGTGCAACGCGACTTTGGCCGCGCATCCTTGTTAATCAATAATGCCGGTGTGGCGCTAATGGGCACTCTGGCAGAAGTGTCATTGGAAGATATGCAGTGGCTGATCGGCATCAACTTTTGGGGGGTGGTGCACGGCTGCAAGTTCTTTACGCCGTTGCTTCAGCGTGAGAGTGATGCGCACATCGTGAACCTCTCCAGCATCTTTGGCTTGATCGGACCGCCCGGACAGACCGCATACGCTGCCAGTAAGTTTGCGGTCCATGGGTTCAGTCAATCACTGCGTGAAGAGCTGCGTGCCACCAGCTCTATCAAAGTAACGTCAGTGCACCCTGCTGGTATTGCCACGCCGATTGCAAATAGTGCTCGTGCCGGAAGTGGTGTGACCTCGGCGGCTCGCCAGGAAGCAGAAGAGTACTTCAAGAAAGTAGCGACCATTCCGCCGGAAGAAGCGTCGCGCGTGATCATCAAGGGAATTCTGGGAAACAAGAACCGCGTTCTGATCGGCTCGGACGCTTATCGCATTGATCGGATCCAGCGCCTTTTCCCCTCGCGCGCCAGCGCCATGTTTGCCAGTTTTCTGGAGAAGCGCAGAGGGCCAAAGTCACAGGCTGCTGCCGGCGCGTCGAAAGCGGTTTGA
- a CDS encoding SDR family oxidoreductase encodes MSDQPAHKSVKQLFDLKGRVAIITGGSIGLGRQMAEALAEMGANLVLCARKKERCEQAAHDMEKIGVRAVAMACDVKDQASVEQLIAGTMAEFKRIDILVNNAGISWGAPTEKMTLAEWNKVIETNLTGTFLCAQAAGKVMLKQQSGKIINMASVAGIRGAPPETVEAIAYHASKGGVISFTHDLAVKWARHNIQVNAIAPGWFPTHMSDKVIEYKRDYLLSHIPARRFGSDHDLKGAAVFLASDASAYVNGHVLVVDGGQSA; translated from the coding sequence ATGTCCGACCAGCCAGCCCACAAGAGCGTAAAACAACTTTTCGATCTGAAGGGACGGGTCGCCATTATCACCGGCGGATCGATTGGGCTGGGCCGTCAGATGGCCGAAGCTCTGGCTGAAATGGGCGCGAATCTGGTTCTGTGCGCGCGCAAGAAAGAACGCTGTGAACAGGCCGCGCACGACATGGAAAAAATTGGCGTTCGCGCCGTGGCAATGGCTTGCGACGTAAAAGACCAGGCCAGCGTTGAACAACTGATCGCCGGTACGATGGCCGAGTTCAAGCGTATCGACATCCTCGTTAATAACGCAGGCATATCATGGGGCGCTCCCACGGAAAAGATGACTCTGGCTGAGTGGAACAAGGTGATCGAAACCAACCTGACGGGAACATTTCTCTGCGCCCAGGCCGCGGGTAAAGTCATGTTGAAGCAGCAAAGCGGTAAGATTATCAATATGGCGTCTGTTGCGGGCATCCGGGGCGCGCCGCCTGAAACGGTGGAGGCAATTGCTTACCATGCCAGCAAGGGCGGAGTAATTTCCTTTACCCACGATCTTGCGGTCAAGTGGGCGCGGCATAATATCCAAGTCAATGCGATTGCGCCGGGATGGTTCCCTACGCACATGTCTGACAAAGTCATTGAATACAAGCGCGATTACCTGCTCAGCCACATTCCTGCGCGACGCTTTGGTTCCGATCACGACTTGAAAGGCGCAGCTGTCTTTCTCGCTTCGGACGCTTCTGCCTACGTTAACGGCCACGTGCTGGTGGTGGATGGAGGCCAGTCCGCCTGA
- a CDS encoding phosphotransferase family protein, whose protein sequence is MSAEATKHFSVAEELQDSTKAVRQGEELDLAKLEPFLRSHFPNLGGELVVKQFPSGHSNLTYSIALGEKEMVLRRPPFGSKVKSAHDMGREYNVLAKLHSAYPTPRPLLYCTDDSVLGAPFYVMERVRGLILRRNLPDGLTLPHETARKLSESFIDNLAALHGLDYTALGLGGLGKPQGYLERQVRGWMERYHGSKTHDLSEVEPLSAWLREHMPARSGATLIHNDYKYDNMVLDPTDITRIKAVLDWEMCTLGDPLTDLGTALAYWIDPDDPPEMQMVRWGPTIVPGMLRRAELAQRYAEKTGRDLSDIVFYYVFAMFKVAVIIQQIYYRYFHGMTKDERFASLGEVAKTLMRVGLNTSKKDRI, encoded by the coding sequence ATGTCAGCCGAAGCCACAAAACATTTCTCTGTTGCCGAGGAGTTACAGGACAGCACAAAGGCCGTCCGCCAGGGTGAGGAGTTGGACCTCGCCAAGCTGGAACCATTTCTTCGCAGCCATTTTCCTAATCTCGGCGGCGAGTTGGTGGTAAAGCAGTTTCCCAGCGGCCATTCCAATCTCACGTATTCCATCGCACTGGGCGAAAAAGAAATGGTGTTGCGGCGTCCGCCCTTCGGCAGCAAGGTGAAATCGGCGCATGATATGGGGCGCGAATACAATGTGCTGGCGAAGCTGCACTCCGCTTATCCTACGCCGCGCCCACTGCTTTATTGCACTGACGATTCCGTGCTGGGCGCACCCTTTTATGTGATGGAGCGCGTGCGCGGGCTGATACTGCGCCGCAACCTGCCGGACGGCTTGACGCTGCCGCATGAGACAGCAAGAAAGCTCAGCGAATCTTTTATCGACAATCTGGCGGCGCTGCATGGCCTGGATTACACGGCGCTTGGTCTGGGTGGGTTAGGCAAACCGCAAGGCTATCTGGAGCGGCAAGTACGCGGCTGGATGGAGCGCTATCACGGGTCGAAAACACACGATCTGTCCGAAGTAGAACCGCTTTCCGCATGGTTGCGGGAACACATGCCCGCGCGAAGCGGCGCAACGCTGATCCATAACGATTACAAGTACGACAACATGGTGCTTGATCCCACGGACATTACCCGGATCAAAGCTGTACTGGATTGGGAGATGTGCACGCTGGGCGATCCGCTCACTGATCTGGGTACCGCGCTGGCCTATTGGATTGACCCCGACGATCCTCCGGAAATGCAGATGGTGCGCTGGGGGCCAACGATTGTCCCAGGAATGCTGCGCCGCGCCGAGTTGGCGCAACGCTACGCGGAGAAGACGGGGCGCGATCTATCTGACATCGTGTTCTATTATGTGTTCGCCATGTTCAAGGTGGCAGTAATCATTCAGCAGATTTATTACCGCTATTTTCACGGCATGACAAAGGACGAGCGCTTCGCGTCTTTGGGTGAGGTGGCGAAGACGCTAATGAGGGTGGGGCTGAACACTTCAAAGAAAGATCGCATTTAG
- a CDS encoding MaoC family dehydratase, producing MPKRTLDAPEALKDLIGQEIAVTDWFNITQERIQQFADATLDHQWIHVDVDRARRESPFKAPIAHGFLTLSLLPHFMHQALEIKQGVRLGVNYGMNRVRFVSPVRAGSNIRARIVLQSLKDVPPDGMEALFNATVEVEGGEKPCCVAEWVVRYYR from the coding sequence ATGCCCAAACGCACACTCGATGCTCCCGAAGCTCTCAAAGATCTCATCGGTCAGGAAATTGCCGTCACTGACTGGTTCAACATTACGCAAGAACGAATCCAGCAATTCGCCGACGCCACGCTCGACCATCAATGGATCCACGTGGACGTTGACCGCGCACGCCGCGAGTCACCTTTCAAAGCGCCGATTGCTCACGGCTTTCTCACATTGTCACTGCTCCCACACTTCATGCATCAGGCGCTGGAAATCAAACAGGGCGTTCGTCTGGGAGTGAACTACGGGATGAATCGCGTGCGCTTTGTCTCGCCGGTACGCGCCGGATCAAATATTCGCGCCCGCATCGTACTTCAATCATTGAAAGATGTACCTCCCGACGGGATGGAAGCGCTGTTTAACGCGACCGTGGAAGTTGAAGGTGGAGAGAAGCCGTGTTGCGTGGCGGAGTGGGTAGTGAGGTATTACCGGTGA
- a CDS encoding thiamine pyrophosphate-binding protein: MSVASPTTPHLSQISGAQAVVSALVRHGITAGFGIPSIHNIAVYEALRQTAEFHHWVVRHEQAAGYAADGFYRRSGQIAAIFASTGPGNLFTLVPLLESLQNNIPVLLIGTNIASSMLGKTGGALHETPDQLEIIRPLTRFARRVASPDALMDTIAEAVAILHGPLPGPAFIEIPHDFFLATVSADLSKPAQQNSDSHPSPPSQEIEDARRQIAGSGTPTILIGAGVRDSAAAVRQFAELLQCPVFTTTSGKGMFPGDHPLSLGCISRLGAVQEVLAQSDLLISFGARLTEFDTGRFGLQLPPKHIQVIEDVHYAGDRIPSSKIVGKAAEIAQTFAQSAPKRIPWCDIAAIKASESQRLEALGQDSYAALKLIRTAMHRDDVLVNDQSILNYWASAFFPVLGPGTFLYPSGSGTLGYALPAAIGAACAVKRSGEQRKIVCIAGDGGFQYTQHELATLAQYDLPVKILLVNDDSYGVIAFLQRTMFGQTHEVALKNPDFCRVAEAYGIRAERITSIDALQQRMPQWLSAPGPALLEWHTQLNAPWAVGAIPRPTGIAQKSS; encoded by the coding sequence ATGTCTGTTGCTTCCCCAACCACGCCGCATTTGAGCCAGATCTCCGGCGCGCAAGCCGTGGTCTCTGCTTTGGTCCGGCATGGCATTACCGCAGGCTTTGGTATTCCCAGCATTCACAATATTGCTGTGTATGAAGCGCTGCGGCAGACTGCCGAATTTCATCATTGGGTCGTTCGTCATGAACAAGCTGCCGGCTATGCCGCGGACGGTTTCTATCGCCGCAGTGGGCAGATAGCCGCAATATTCGCTTCCACCGGTCCCGGAAACCTGTTCACGCTGGTGCCGCTGCTGGAAAGTTTGCAGAACAACATTCCCGTCCTTCTCATCGGCACCAATATCGCATCTTCTATGCTGGGCAAGACCGGCGGAGCGCTGCATGAGACTCCGGACCAACTGGAGATCATCCGTCCTCTCACTCGCTTTGCGCGGCGGGTGGCCAGCCCTGATGCTCTGATGGATACGATCGCCGAAGCGGTAGCCATCCTCCACGGACCTTTGCCGGGACCAGCGTTCATCGAAATACCACACGATTTCTTTCTTGCTACTGTAAGCGCGGATTTATCAAAGCCCGCGCAGCAAAACTCAGATTCGCATCCATCTCCGCCGTCTCAAGAGATAGAAGACGCTCGCCGACAAATTGCTGGAAGCGGCACGCCAACAATTCTCATTGGCGCAGGCGTTCGCGATAGCGCAGCCGCAGTCCGCCAGTTTGCTGAACTTCTTCAATGCCCGGTCTTCACCACCACCAGCGGGAAGGGAATGTTTCCCGGCGATCATCCGCTTTCACTGGGCTGCATCTCCCGGCTTGGTGCGGTCCAGGAAGTCTTGGCGCAAAGCGATCTCCTCATTTCTTTTGGAGCGCGTCTTACGGAGTTCGATACCGGCCGCTTCGGCCTGCAACTTCCGCCAAAGCACATTCAGGTTATCGAGGACGTTCATTACGCCGGAGATAGGATTCCTTCCAGCAAGATTGTTGGAAAAGCTGCTGAGATCGCGCAGACCTTTGCCCAGAGCGCGCCGAAGCGTATTCCGTGGTGTGATATCGCAGCCATCAAGGCAAGCGAATCACAACGGCTGGAGGCGCTGGGGCAGGATAGCTATGCTGCCCTTAAGCTCATTCGCACTGCCATGCATCGTGATGATGTGCTGGTCAACGATCAATCGATTCTCAACTATTGGGCGTCGGCTTTCTTTCCTGTCTTGGGGCCGGGAACTTTCCTCTATCCTTCTGGATCTGGGACACTGGGCTATGCTCTGCCTGCGGCCATTGGCGCGGCTTGTGCTGTCAAGCGATCTGGTGAACAGCGCAAGATCGTCTGCATCGCCGGCGATGGTGGCTTCCAATATACGCAGCATGAACTGGCCACTCTGGCGCAATATGATCTTCCCGTCAAAATACTTCTTGTCAACGATGACTCGTACGGTGTGATCGCATTCTTGCAGCGGACCATGTTTGGCCAGACACACGAAGTCGCATTAAAGAACCCGGATTTTTGCCGCGTGGCAGAAGCTTATGGCATCCGTGCAGAACGCATCACGTCGATTGACGCTCTGCAGCAGCGCATGCCGCAGTGGCTTAGCGCACCCGGTCCTGCTTTGCTGGAGTGGCACACTCAATTGAATGCGCCGTGGGCGGTTGGCGCTATTCCACGCCCAACCGGTATCGCCCAGAAAAGTTCATAG
- a CDS encoding AhpC/TSA family protein, whose amino-acid sequence MREFEAEFKRKGAHLAVVGLGDASYAKFFREKTGIQFPLLIDDKREAYKTVGLRHATLLHLLRKDNLQARKRAKAAGHKQHRLGKDPLQLGGSFVFAPGNKDLFVHVSETFGDNANPKDMLEAILG is encoded by the coding sequence TTGCGCGAATTTGAAGCCGAGTTCAAACGTAAGGGAGCCCATCTTGCTGTTGTAGGCCTGGGCGATGCCAGCTATGCCAAGTTCTTCCGCGAGAAAACCGGCATCCAGTTCCCTCTTCTGATTGATGACAAGCGTGAAGCCTATAAAACCGTTGGCCTGCGTCACGCTACACTGCTCCACCTTCTGCGCAAAGACAATTTACAGGCACGCAAACGGGCCAAAGCAGCAGGACACAAACAGCATCGCCTGGGAAAAGATCCGTTGCAGCTTGGGGGCAGCTTTGTGTTTGCGCCGGGGAACAAAGACCTGTTCGTCCATGTGAGTGAAACTTTTGGCGACAACGCGAACCCAAAAGACATGCTGGAGGCAATTCTGGGATAA
- a CDS encoding TonB-dependent receptor, protein MRFIQLLKIFLASLLLTGMVFAQGVGASGDIRGTVTDPSGAVVTGANVTATDLAKGIKHTVATDANGQYRLTGLQPATYSLSVAKTGFQSELAKNVVVNVGQTSTVDFPMKVSQVSEQVEVTAEPPVVETERGAQANVVTEQTIRDLPINRRDYLTFTLLAPAVSDSTRLASDQDYRVKQTPQSGLSFYGSNGRGNSVTVDGGEVNDDSGGVRLNMSQDAVQEFQINRSNYGADLGGASGATINIVTKSGGNEVHGSLFGYFRNDALDAANPFSISQALAPGQTFNPAAPDVQGTHVKDSLTREQFGGAIGFPLKKDKTFLYSSFEGLLGDSQNAVPLLTDTSIFRPETDVFNNQGAILSGLATLPGNPSVPCLTGQPALPAATCAAILNNVLTINPATSPLNAYIVNQFETNGGLFPYTNRLYLASTRLDHQFSDHNQVALRYSFGHDLEENPDVTSLTGFSRGSSVKAFDHTLLGSWFHQFSPSTLNEARVQWNYSNFDVNPNALGQVGLDIPGFANLGNQIFIPSFTIMRRYEFADNMSLVRGKHNIKFGGYELYRGNHTESHTFFPGRFVFGNLPGGILSPCLQVPAACGLSAAPATINSIQSVSLGLPQFYQQGFGDPIYNYPRPFTAAFVQDQWQMAPNFTLNVGVRYELDSQYGALNTDKNNFAPRLSFAWDPFKDHKTVIRAGYGIFYSPIYGQIADVVQTLGLVNGVRQIAQTFVPLTGAPGNPALTSAAIFQTLFAQGKVQCTTPAAGNAACITPADLTQFGINVTHTGPVPPLSVLFSGQPNYQNPYSQQAEFGIEREIAKGWSASLSGIYVHTIGLPVAIDTNALPTTPIVNAPIGLTGLPGVTVPIRSWSSPGCAGALIVNCFANPLLLQNDVYSSKGAALYEGAILEVKKRFSQHFSVLANYTLSKAFDTTTDFNSDFGPFDNTNLSAERALSNFDQRHKVTIATVVDTGNSGGHIFSNFQFAPIFRYNSGHPFDLLAGADLNGDRHSTNDRPIGAARNTGLGPDYMDFDMRITRRFKMGDRADLQLLAEGFNLANRTNYASVNNIVGPKVIGNTFNVSGTNTVSPSTPLGFTSAFPMRQLQLGIRIGF, encoded by the coding sequence ATGCGGTTTATCCAATTGTTGAAAATCTTTCTTGCGTCCTTGCTGCTTACCGGCATGGTCTTTGCGCAGGGTGTCGGCGCCTCGGGTGACATCCGGGGAACGGTTACAGATCCGTCCGGCGCTGTTGTTACCGGCGCCAACGTAACGGCCACCGATCTTGCCAAAGGAATCAAGCACACGGTGGCCACCGATGCCAACGGCCAATATCGCCTGACGGGACTGCAGCCGGCCACATACAGTCTCAGTGTCGCGAAAACAGGCTTCCAGTCGGAACTGGCAAAGAATGTAGTGGTGAACGTCGGCCAGACATCAACCGTCGATTTTCCCATGAAGGTATCGCAGGTTTCTGAGCAGGTGGAAGTAACTGCTGAGCCGCCAGTCGTGGAAACCGAGAGAGGCGCGCAAGCCAATGTGGTCACAGAGCAGACCATCCGCGATCTGCCGATCAATCGCCGCGATTATCTGACCTTTACGCTGCTGGCGCCCGCTGTCTCTGATTCCACGCGGTTGGCCTCTGATCAGGATTACCGCGTTAAACAAACGCCGCAAAGCGGACTGTCATTCTACGGCAGCAACGGCCGCGGCAATAGTGTTACGGTCGATGGCGGCGAAGTGAATGATGATTCCGGCGGCGTGCGCCTGAACATGAGCCAGGACGCCGTGCAGGAATTTCAGATCAACCGCAGCAATTACGGAGCCGATCTCGGCGGTGCCAGCGGCGCGACGATCAACATCGTCACCAAGTCCGGCGGCAATGAGGTTCACGGCAGCCTCTTCGGCTATTTCCGCAATGACGCGCTCGACGCAGCCAATCCTTTCTCGATCAGCCAGGCTTTGGCGCCCGGCCAGACTTTCAATCCTGCAGCCCCCGACGTTCAAGGTACCCACGTTAAGGACAGCCTTACTCGCGAGCAATTCGGTGGCGCAATCGGCTTCCCCTTAAAAAAGGACAAGACTTTCCTCTACAGCTCTTTTGAGGGTCTTCTTGGTGATTCGCAAAACGCTGTGCCGCTACTGACCGATACCAGCATCTTCCGGCCTGAAACGGATGTATTCAACAACCAGGGCGCGATCCTAAGTGGTTTGGCGACTCTTCCTGGCAACCCGTCGGTTCCATGCCTGACTGGCCAACCGGCGTTGCCTGCGGCAACATGTGCTGCCATTTTGAATAATGTCTTGACCATCAATCCCGCTACCAGTCCGCTCAATGCGTACATTGTCAACCAGTTTGAAACGAACGGTGGCTTGTTCCCTTATACCAATCGTCTTTATCTGGCTTCGACTCGGTTGGACCACCAGTTCAGCGATCACAACCAGGTCGCACTGCGTTACAGCTTCGGACATGATCTGGAAGAGAACCCTGATGTAACCTCGCTCACCGGCTTTTCCCGCGGCAGCTCCGTGAAAGCTTTTGATCACACGCTGCTGGGTTCATGGTTCCACCAGTTCAGCCCCAGCACATTGAATGAGGCCCGTGTTCAGTGGAATTATTCCAACTTTGACGTGAACCCGAACGCTCTCGGTCAGGTTGGACTCGATATCCCAGGCTTCGCCAATCTTGGTAACCAGATATTTATCCCCAGTTTTACCATCATGCGGCGTTATGAGTTTGCCGATAACATGAGCCTGGTTCGCGGCAAACACAACATCAAGTTTGGCGGATACGAACTCTATCGCGGCAATCACACTGAGTCCCATACTTTCTTCCCCGGCCGTTTTGTGTTTGGCAACCTGCCCGGCGGGATTTTAAGCCCGTGCCTCCAGGTTCCAGCCGCTTGCGGACTGTCTGCCGCTCCAGCCACCATTAACTCGATCCAGTCGGTTTCGCTGGGGTTGCCGCAGTTCTATCAACAGGGATTCGGAGATCCGATCTATAACTACCCACGCCCATTCACCGCTGCGTTTGTGCAGGACCAATGGCAGATGGCGCCTAATTTCACTCTAAATGTTGGTGTGCGTTATGAGTTGGATTCGCAATACGGCGCCTTGAACACGGACAAAAACAACTTTGCGCCTCGCCTCTCATTTGCCTGGGATCCATTCAAGGATCATAAGACTGTTATTCGTGCAGGCTACGGCATCTTCTATTCCCCAATTTACGGGCAGATTGCTGACGTAGTTCAGACTCTGGGATTAGTAAACGGTGTTCGTCAGATCGCGCAGACGTTTGTGCCGCTTACCGGTGCTCCTGGCAATCCGGCTCTGACTTCAGCCGCGATCTTCCAGACCTTGTTTGCCCAGGGTAAGGTCCAGTGCACCACGCCTGCTGCGGGTAACGCGGCCTGCATCACACCGGCGGACCTGACCCAATTCGGCATCAACGTCACGCATACCGGACCGGTTCCCCCGTTGAGTGTTCTGTTCAGCGGCCAGCCGAACTACCAGAACCCGTATTCCCAACAAGCTGAATTTGGCATTGAGCGTGAAATTGCCAAGGGCTGGTCTGCTTCGCTGAGCGGCATTTACGTTCATACCATTGGGTTGCCGGTCGCCATTGACACCAATGCTCTTCCGACGACGCCTATTGTCAACGCACCGATCGGACTCACAGGGCTGCCTGGCGTCACAGTGCCAATCCGTTCCTGGAGCTCGCCCGGATGCGCTGGGGCCCTCATCGTCAATTGCTTTGCTAATCCGCTGTTGCTCCAGAATGATGTTTATTCTTCCAAGGGGGCCGCTCTTTATGAGGGTGCCATCCTTGAAGTGAAGAAGCGTTTCAGCCAGCACTTCTCCGTGCTGGCAAATTACACGCTGAGCAAGGCCTTTGATACCACAACCGACTTCAACAGCGACTTCGGTCCGTTCGATAACACCAACCTGTCGGCCGAGCGCGCCTTGTCAAACTTTGATCAGCGCCATAAGGTCACCATCGCCACAGTTGTGGATACCGGCAATTCCGGTGGACACATTTTCTCCAACTTCCAGTTCGCACCCATCTTCCGCTACAACAGCGGTCACCCCTTTGATCTTCTGGCCGGCGCTGACCTGAATGGCGATCGCCACTCGACCAATGATCGTCCTATCGGAGCTGCGCGCAATACCGGTCTGGGGCCTGATTACATGGACTTTGATATGCGCATCACCCGCCGCTTCAAAATGGGCGACCGGGCTGATCTGCAGCTGCTGGCTGAAGGCTTCAATCTGGCGAACCGCACCAACTATGCCAGCGTGAACAACATTGTGGGGCCAAAAGTGATCGGAAACACCTTCAACGTAAGCGGCACCAATACGGTTTCACCCAGCACGCCTTTGGGCTTCACTTCGGCTTTCCCGATGCGCCAGTTGCAACTTGGTATTCGCATCGGCTTCTAG